Proteins encoded together in one Desulfovibrio sp. window:
- a CDS encoding DUF4239 domain-containing protein: MFTELKGFNPEYLVVFSIIFGLSLAIPALLYALRRPTLKATAASRKLISSEIFSLFATVYAFFLGFSIVTLWGTFVSAKNSVNSEAGAVLVSYHLSMPLENSRGFRQTLEDYTKSVVDDEWPIMDGQRSMSEQSLRHLDEIWEAFYRMKPADKESYSLYASVGQSLAEISRHRLSRAQTLSGNLYPPVWVILWFGVFGVFVGLLLTNPEQTGSQVAMEVIIVFLILSCVYFIVDISTPFSGVLNVSPEPFQNIHAKIITLQGVHP, encoded by the coding sequence ATGTTCACTGAACTTAAAGGCTTCAATCCCGAATACCTTGTGGTGTTCAGCATCATATTCGGTTTGTCCCTGGCCATACCGGCCTTGCTGTACGCCCTGCGCCGCCCAACCCTCAAGGCTACCGCAGCTTCCCGAAAGCTGATCTCCTCGGAGATATTCTCTCTTTTTGCCACAGTATACGCTTTTTTTCTCGGTTTTTCCATTGTCACCTTGTGGGGAACGTTCGTCTCAGCCAAAAACTCCGTCAACTCTGAAGCCGGGGCTGTGCTCGTGTCATACCACTTGTCCATGCCTCTGGAGAACTCCCGGGGATTCCGCCAGACTCTTGAAGACTACACGAAAAGCGTCGTGGACGACGAGTGGCCCATAATGGATGGGCAGCGTTCCATGAGTGAACAAAGCCTCAGGCATTTAGACGAGATATGGGAAGCCTTTTACCGCATGAAACCGGCTGACAAGGAATCATACTCGCTCTATGCCTCTGTGGGGCAGTCCCTGGCGGAGATCAGCCGTCACCGCCTTTCCAGGGCCCAAACCCTGTCGGGCAATCTCTATCCGCCTGTGTGGGTAATTTTATGGTTTGGCGTATTCGGGGTTTTCGTCGGGCTGCTGCTTACCAACCCGGAACAGACCGGATCCCAGGTGGCCATGGAGGTCATCATCGTCTTTCTTATTCTGTCCTGCGTCTACTTCATCGTGGACATCTCCACTCCCTTTTCCGGAGTGTTGAACGTCTCCCCCGAGCCTTTCCAGAACATCCACGCCAAGATCATCACCCTGCAGGGGGTGCATCCATGA
- a CDS encoding 1,4-dihydroxy-6-naphthoate synthase — protein sequence MPRQLSLGISPCPNDTFIFHALIHGLIQSEPGFCLSRLVMADVEELNGLASRGELDIVKISLAAVADASAHYRLLSCGGALGRGCGPLLVTRQGRDRQMAFETLALPGARTTAALLAEMAGVPGRRVQLRYDEIMPAVARGDVDAGVVIHEGRFTYAQQGLELVEDFGAWWESRYNLPLPLGVIAVKRTLGAGVAGAVSQAIRASLSHAWNNPEASREFVARNAQELSPEVTAAHIDTFVTPFSLDVGDEGRSAIEALARAAFSLARKGEMVGDLFW from the coding sequence ATCCCGCGTCAACTGAGTCTGGGTATCTCTCCCTGCCCCAACGACACCTTCATCTTCCATGCCCTCATCCACGGCCTGATTCAGTCTGAGCCTGGGTTTTGCCTTTCCCGGCTGGTCATGGCCGACGTGGAGGAGCTAAACGGCCTGGCCTCCAGGGGCGAGCTTGATATCGTGAAGATTTCACTCGCGGCCGTGGCGGACGCCAGCGCGCACTACCGGCTGCTGTCCTGCGGAGGGGCTCTTGGCCGTGGCTGCGGCCCGCTTTTGGTGACGCGCCAGGGCAGAGACCGGCAGATGGCCTTCGAAACTCTGGCCCTGCCCGGGGCTCGGACCACGGCAGCCCTCCTTGCCGAGATGGCAGGGGTGCCGGGACGGCGGGTGCAGCTCCGGTACGATGAGATTATGCCCGCAGTGGCCCGGGGCGATGTGGACGCCGGCGTGGTCATCCACGAGGGGCGCTTTACCTATGCACAGCAGGGCCTTGAATTGGTGGAGGATTTTGGAGCATGGTGGGAGAGCCGTTACAACCTTCCCCTGCCATTGGGCGTTATCGCCGTGAAGAGAACGCTCGGGGCGGGAGTTGCGGGTGCTGTTTCGCAGGCCATCCGCGCGAGCCTTTCACACGCTTGGAATAACCCGGAGGCGAGCCGGGAGTTCGTGGCGCGTAACGCCCAGGAGCTTTCGCCCGAAGTGACGGCGGCGCATATCGACACCTTCGTCACGCCCTTCAGCCTGGACGTGGGGGATGAAGGACGCTCAGCCATTGAGGCCCTGGCACGAGCGGCATTCTCGTTGGCCCGGAAGGGTGAAATGGTTGGGGATCTCTTCTGGTAA
- a CDS encoding TetR/AcrR family transcriptional regulator yields the protein MEASATFQNIPPDKQHRVLSEAQREFAERGFLGASMNRLAARLGIAKGSIFKYFGSKEGLFARVFAGAVESFSGFLRQARDETTGQPLAIRLERLLVVGTDFVRTHPDIYRIYLKMLFNEDFPLRERFLGQVRALSAKFLTPLIEQAKASGELPVTVNVALAVFILDAVLDRFVQAQAQAWMDTGLNLSLDDPETSRRAAKSLAAMLAGGFRVG from the coding sequence ATGGAAGCAAGCGCCACATTTCAAAACATCCCACCCGACAAACAGCATCGGGTCCTTTCTGAAGCCCAGAGGGAATTCGCCGAGCGCGGTTTTCTCGGTGCCAGCATGAACCGGCTGGCCGCACGCCTCGGCATCGCCAAAGGGTCCATATTCAAATATTTCGGAAGCAAGGAAGGGCTCTTCGCCCGGGTGTTCGCCGGGGCAGTGGAGAGCTTTTCCGGATTCCTGCGCCAGGCCAGGGACGAAACAACGGGGCAGCCGCTGGCCATACGCCTGGAACGCCTGCTCGTGGTGGGCACGGACTTCGTACGCACCCACCCGGACATCTACCGCATTTACCTCAAAATGCTTTTCAACGAGGACTTCCCCCTGCGAGAGCGATTTCTTGGCCAGGTGCGTGCCTTGTCCGCCAAGTTTCTCACGCCCCTCATCGAACAGGCCAAGGCTTCTGGCGAACTTCCGGTCACCGTGAACGTTGCCCTGGCCGTATTCATCCTGGACGCGGTGCTCGACCGCTTCGTGCAGGCCCAGGCCCAGGCCTGGATGGACACGGGCCTTAATCTGTCTCTTGATGATCCCGAAACGTCGCGCCGGGCTGCAAAGAGCCTGGCCGCCATGCTGGCTGGAGGTTTCAGAGTTGGATAG
- the mqnE gene encoding aminofutalosine synthase MqnE, which translates to MIPKRRAGLQRAWPPCWLEVSELDRSYIASFGLEPVLDKVLAGKRLTLPEGQALYDCPDPHIPALMAGYVRTRLHGDRVHYVVNRHVNPTNICVNRCRFCAYRRDEGQEGAYVLTPEEALAKLEAAGPVDEVHIVGGCHPALGLAYYEDLAARVRQAYPQASIKALTAVEVDHLAKISGVGIPEVLTRLKTAGVDMLPGGGAEIFAEGPRKTLCPEKIDGEAWLSVMAQAHATGLRSNATMLFGHLETTAHRLEHMDALRRQQDATGGFVCFIPLPYLPGNNPLGVEAHGPTAMDVLRTMAVARLMLDNIPHIKAYWVMLGLKLSQLCLSWGADDLDGTVVEEKIGHDAGSESAQALTTQELEQAIRASGFTPVRRDGLFREASHV; encoded by the coding sequence ATGATCCCGAAACGTCGCGCCGGGCTGCAAAGAGCCTGGCCGCCATGCTGGCTGGAGGTTTCAGAGTTGGATAGATCCTATATCGCCTCTTTCGGGCTTGAACCCGTGCTGGACAAGGTTCTGGCAGGAAAACGCTTAACCCTCCCCGAAGGCCAGGCCCTTTATGACTGCCCTGATCCGCATATACCAGCCCTCATGGCCGGTTACGTCCGGACCAGGCTGCACGGAGACCGCGTACACTATGTGGTGAACCGCCACGTCAACCCCACCAACATCTGCGTCAACCGCTGCCGCTTCTGCGCCTATCGCCGAGACGAAGGTCAGGAGGGCGCCTACGTGCTCACCCCTGAAGAAGCCCTGGCCAAGCTCGAGGCAGCCGGACCGGTGGACGAGGTGCATATCGTGGGCGGGTGCCACCCGGCCCTGGGTCTGGCCTATTACGAGGACCTGGCCGCCAGGGTGCGCCAAGCCTACCCCCAGGCGTCCATCAAGGCGCTCACCGCCGTGGAAGTGGATCACCTGGCCAAAATTTCAGGCGTTGGCATTCCCGAGGTCCTCACCCGCCTGAAGACAGCCGGCGTGGACATGCTGCCGGGCGGCGGCGCGGAGATATTCGCCGAGGGCCCGCGCAAAACCTTGTGCCCTGAAAAGATCGATGGGGAAGCCTGGCTGTCCGTTATGGCCCAGGCCCATGCCACCGGGCTTCGCTCCAACGCCACCATGCTCTTCGGACACCTGGAAACCACGGCCCACCGCCTGGAGCACATGGACGCCCTGCGCAGGCAGCAGGACGCCACCGGGGGATTCGTCTGCTTCATCCCCCTGCCCTACCTGCCGGGCAACAATCCCCTGGGCGTGGAAGCACACGGACCCACAGCCATGGACGTGCTGCGCACCATGGCCGTGGCCAGGCTCATGCTGGACAACATCCCACACATAAAGGCCTACTGGGTGATGCTTGGGCTCAAGCTCTCGCAGCTGTGCCTTTCCTGGGGAGCGGACGACCTGGACGGCACCGTGGTCGAGGAAAAGATCGGACACGACGCCGGCAGCGAGTCGGCCCAGGCCCTGACCACCCAGGAGCTCGAACAGGCCATACGGGCCAGCGGTTTCACCCCTGTCCGGCGCGACGGGCTCTTCCGGGAGGCCAGCCATGTTTGA
- the mqnC gene encoding dehypoxanthine futalosine cyclase encodes MFDHAHILAVAGKIKTGQRIDAQDALTLAESASLPLLGSLAHGVRKRLHPSSTVTYVVDRNVNSTNICQCGCRFCAFFKAPGQAGGYTLTREELGRKIEETLALGGRQILLQGGHNPDMGLAYYEALLNFIRDTYPDIHVHGFSPPEIVYFAGLAGITPAEVIARLKAAGLASIPGGGAEILVDRVRQAVAPAKCSSREWLDVMRQAHLQGLRTTATMMFGHVETWAERIEHLTALRGLQDETGGFTAFIPWGFQPDNTALGGEKCSPQEYLRVLSISRLVLDNFANLQASWVTMGREIAQVSLFYGANDFGSTMIEENVVAAAGVRFRMDEPGVRRAIEDAGFTPRRRAMDYSLVEV; translated from the coding sequence ATGTTTGATCACGCGCACATCCTTGCCGTGGCCGGAAAAATCAAGACCGGGCAGCGGATCGACGCACAGGATGCCCTCACCCTGGCCGAATCCGCCAGTCTCCCCCTTTTGGGCAGCCTGGCCCACGGGGTCCGCAAGCGTCTCCACCCCTCTTCGACAGTGACCTATGTGGTTGATAGAAACGTCAATTCCACCAACATCTGCCAATGCGGCTGTCGTTTCTGCGCCTTTTTCAAGGCTCCGGGCCAGGCCGGAGGCTACACGCTTACCCGGGAGGAACTTGGACGCAAGATCGAGGAGACCCTGGCCCTCGGAGGGCGCCAAATACTGCTGCAGGGCGGGCACAATCCGGACATGGGCCTTGCCTACTACGAAGCGCTTTTGAACTTTATCCGCGACACCTATCCGGACATCCACGTGCATGGATTCTCCCCTCCGGAAATCGTCTACTTCGCGGGGTTGGCAGGGATTACTCCGGCCGAGGTGATCGCCAGGCTCAAGGCGGCCGGTTTGGCCTCCATCCCCGGTGGTGGGGCGGAAATCCTGGTGGACCGCGTGCGCCAGGCCGTGGCCCCCGCCAAATGCTCCTCGCGCGAATGGCTGGACGTGATGCGCCAGGCACATCTGCAGGGACTTCGCACCACGGCCACAATGATGTTCGGCCATGTGGAGACCTGGGCCGAGCGCATAGAGCATCTTACCGCCCTGCGCGGGCTTCAGGACGAAACCGGCGGGTTCACCGCCTTTATTCCCTGGGGCTTCCAGCCCGACAACACAGCCTTGGGTGGCGAGAAGTGCTCGCCCCAGGAATATCTGAGAGTGCTTTCCATCTCACGCCTGGTGCTGGACAATTTCGCCAACCTCCAGGCCTCCTGGGTGACCATGGGACGTGAGATCGCCCAGGTTTCCCTCTTCTACGGGGCCAACGACTTCGGCTCCACCATGATCGAGGAAAACGTGGTTGCCGCGGCCGGAGTCCGCTTCCGCATGGACGAACCAGGCGTACGCCGGGCAATTGAAGATGCAGGCTTCACCCCTCGCCGCAGGGCCATGGATTACAGCCTCGTAGAGGTATAG
- a CDS encoding menaquinone biosynthesis protein — protein sequence MRLGRISYLNVLPIYHPLEAGWITHGFDIVSGPPAMLNGLIRAGKLDLSACSSIEYARNPNDYYLLPDLAIGSRGPVKSVLLLSRIPPDDLNGKPLLVTAETHTSAALLRVVLEKVYSVRPVFKTAPGSVRQSLAMGADEPAVLAIGDEALAMRHDPRFPYQLDLGEVWRDWTGLPFVFGVWVARRETAQRDPEGVLQAAALLCQAKRTGVAAIEEVVGLAALSKPKLSRGEIRRYFDHLSYDLGTKEQEGLSRFFDCLAEHGIIETPPRLEILNAGPQGR from the coding sequence ATGCGACTTGGCAGAATTAGCTACCTGAACGTGCTGCCCATCTACCATCCTCTCGAGGCCGGATGGATCACACACGGATTCGACATCGTTTCCGGGCCGCCAGCCATGCTGAACGGGCTCATACGCGCCGGCAAGCTGGACCTCTCGGCTTGTTCCTCCATCGAGTACGCCCGCAACCCCAACGATTATTACCTGCTGCCTGACCTGGCCATCGGCAGCCGCGGTCCTGTCAAAAGCGTGCTGCTCTTAAGCCGCATTCCGCCCGATGATCTTAACGGGAAACCGCTGTTGGTCACAGCCGAAACCCATACTTCAGCTGCGCTTCTGCGCGTGGTGTTGGAAAAGGTCTACAGCGTGCGCCCGGTCTTCAAGACCGCACCGGGTTCGGTCAGGCAGTCCCTGGCCATGGGCGCGGACGAACCCGCCGTGCTGGCCATAGGCGACGAGGCCCTTGCCATGCGCCACGACCCGCGCTTCCCCTATCAGCTGGACCTGGGCGAAGTCTGGCGTGACTGGACCGGGCTGCCCTTCGTCTTCGGGGTGTGGGTGGCCAGGCGCGAGACCGCACAGAGAGACCCGGAAGGGGTGCTCCAGGCAGCGGCGCTTCTCTGCCAGGCGAAGCGTACCGGAGTGGCCGCCATTGAAGAGGTTGTCGGACTGGCTGCCTTGTCCAAACCAAAGCTCAGCCGCGGCGAGATCAGGCGGTATTTCGATCACCTGAGCTACGACCTGGGCACAAAAGAACAGGAAGGCCTCTCCCGCTTCTTCGACTGTTTGGCCGAGCATGGGATCATTGAAACCCCTCCCCGATTGGAAATATTGAACGCCGGACCACAGGGACGTTGA
- a CDS encoding outer membrane homotrimeric porin, with the protein MKRVFLLSAVFALLLASALPSHASPEVFMIGDVRINGNYWSHQYFTGWNSTANRTADPFTIWQRVRLRTDFIADEGLKFRLGIRVNNSAWGNGTYTVDNPIPAIDVYQAFIQFKWPGTGIEFTIGMQDLDLPISSDMICANPVLGGVRGTAALVDIPVIDGTLSIRGGFYRFLDSNRDFDPTTTQVPDEFDAYLLSLPITREGFSATPWAMIGVTGRNAAFASVGAGGAGANQTLASNLFSAGYPLLPHGQQNALAPYLWIGGSIAFTRLDPFKFYADFIYGQGNKRKGRFLDVGAEYTGFDALTPQLTFWYASGEDSDTMNGSGRMPIIASAWGPGNSFLFDSSQEFNKSLMGVDYLGAWGFIATLDKISLVKDLSSRVSFTFAQGMNSPKALRQGVLLWGYGNYFQMGRELAPTEHVLAVNIDSQYNIFGNLALIMETGWAHGQFDSSVWGRRLVEQSRGGDAWKFTLGFRYKI; encoded by the coding sequence ATGAAACGCGTGTTCCTGCTGTCCGCAGTTTTTGCGTTGCTGCTCGCTTCCGCCTTACCTTCCCATGCTTCTCCCGAAGTGTTCATGATCGGCGACGTGCGCATCAACGGGAACTACTGGTCTCACCAGTACTTCACCGGCTGGAACTCCACCGCCAACCGCACGGCGGACCCCTTCACCATCTGGCAGCGCGTTCGCCTGCGCACGGACTTCATCGCGGACGAGGGTCTCAAGTTCCGCCTCGGCATCCGGGTGAACAACTCGGCCTGGGGCAACGGCACCTACACCGTGGACAACCCGATCCCGGCCATCGACGTGTATCAGGCGTTCATTCAGTTCAAATGGCCGGGGACCGGCATCGAATTCACCATCGGCATGCAGGACCTGGATCTGCCCATCTCCTCGGACATGATCTGCGCCAACCCCGTGCTGGGCGGAGTTCGCGGCACTGCCGCCCTGGTGGACATCCCGGTGATAGACGGTACCCTCTCGATCAGAGGGGGATTTTACAGATTCCTTGATTCCAATCGCGACTTCGATCCGACCACCACCCAGGTGCCGGACGAGTTCGACGCCTACCTCCTGAGCCTGCCCATCACCCGGGAGGGATTTTCGGCCACTCCCTGGGCAATGATCGGCGTGACCGGGCGCAATGCCGCCTTTGCGAGCGTCGGAGCTGGCGGCGCTGGCGCCAACCAGACCCTGGCCAGCAACCTCTTTTCTGCCGGATACCCCCTGCTGCCGCACGGACAGCAGAACGCGCTGGCGCCCTACCTCTGGATAGGCGGGAGCATTGCCTTCACCAGGCTGGACCCGTTCAAATTCTACGCCGACTTCATCTACGGCCAAGGCAACAAGAGAAAGGGTCGTTTTTTGGACGTGGGCGCGGAATACACCGGGTTCGACGCGCTGACCCCGCAGCTCACCTTCTGGTACGCCTCTGGGGAGGACTCAGACACCATGAACGGCTCGGGGCGCATGCCCATCATCGCCAGCGCTTGGGGGCCAGGAAACTCCTTTCTCTTCGACAGCTCCCAGGAATTCAATAAGAGCCTCATGGGTGTGGACTACCTGGGGGCCTGGGGATTCATCGCCACCCTGGACAAGATTTCCTTGGTCAAGGACCTGTCCAGCCGTGTGAGTTTCACCTTCGCCCAAGGCATGAATTCGCCCAAGGCCCTGCGCCAGGGAGTGCTGCTCTGGGGCTACGGCAACTACTTCCAGATGGGGCGCGAACTCGCCCCCACCGAACACGTTCTCGCCGTAAACATCGACAGCCAGTACAATATCTTCGGCAACCTGGCCCTGATCATGGAAACCGGCTGGGCCCACGGACAGTTCGACAGCTCGGTCTGGGGCCGCAGGCTGGTGGAGCAGAGCCGTGGCGGAGACGCCTGGAAATTCACCTTGGGCTTCAGGTACAAGATCTAA
- a CDS encoding chromate resistance protein: MSNDKWLFFSFSLPAKNQSGRMRVWRRLTGLGAVIIKNAFYVLPVRADLHEQLLWLVKEVEGLGGEALFLETAPPANMCGEDIALKLTQARDADWQTMEQELLPLLDQARQPASDRAHLEAAHRRLGKRAGSLRDIDYFPSGRGARVEGLVAELALLLSGEAAPNVTPTLPALSPENFKGAVWVTRERPYIDRLASFWLVRRYLDPDAAIAFVPAEDKPAKKVGTVRFDMADAEFTHVGSLTTFEVLCESFRLTWRIPSRFREVIRAIDLNELETGPAEAPGVKQVLDGFVHSIPGDALLVEQTLALFDALLASYSQTNGEQQ; this comes from the coding sequence ATGAGTAACGACAAATGGCTTTTCTTCTCCTTTTCCCTGCCCGCCAAAAACCAGAGCGGGCGCATGCGCGTCTGGCGGCGGCTGACTGGCCTTGGCGCTGTGATCATAAAAAACGCCTTCTATGTCCTGCCGGTTCGTGCCGACCTCCACGAACAGCTGTTGTGGCTGGTCAAGGAAGTGGAAGGATTGGGCGGCGAAGCCCTGTTTTTGGAAACAGCCCCCCCTGCTAACATGTGCGGCGAGGACATAGCGCTTAAGCTCACCCAGGCCCGCGACGCGGACTGGCAGACCATGGAGCAGGAACTGCTCCCGCTTTTGGATCAGGCCCGCCAACCTGCTTCGGACAGGGCCCATCTGGAAGCCGCACACCGGCGTTTGGGCAAACGTGCAGGGTCGCTTCGCGATATCGACTACTTCCCCAGCGGACGCGGAGCGCGTGTTGAAGGGCTTGTGGCGGAGCTGGCCCTGCTGCTCTCAGGTGAAGCCGCTCCCAACGTGACGCCCACCCTGCCGGCACTCTCACCGGAAAACTTCAAGGGCGCGGTGTGGGTCACCCGGGAGCGCCCCTACATCGACCGGCTGGCCTCGTTCTGGTTGGTGCGCCGCTACCTTGATCCGGACGCGGCCATCGCCTTCGTACCAGCTGAAGACAAACCGGCTAAGAAAGTGGGCACGGTCCGTTTCGACATGGCCGACGCCGAATTCACCCATGTCGGATCCCTGACCACCTTCGAGGTGCTGTGCGAATCCTTCCGCCTCACCTGGAGGATTCCGTCCAGATTCAGAGAGGTCATTCGGGCCATCGATTTGAACGAATTGGAGACAGGTCCCGCCGAAGCGCCCGGCGTCAAGCAGGTGCTCGACGGTTTCGTCCACAGCATCCCCGGGGATGCCTTGCTTGTGGAGCAGACCCTGGCGCTCTTCGACGCCCTGCTCGCTTCCTACTCTCAAACCAATGGAGAACAGCAATGA
- a CDS encoding MFS transporter — MDPFKNLCTVGFLARFSYALARNPVLPLFALFLGAGPEAIGLAVGISTVTGIFFKLPAGALSDVVGRRRTMLAGLVVFGVMPFAYLFIESYSALVIVRFLHGLATAIYGPVAMAVVADVAGARKGELLSWFSSVGIIGTLLGAPIGGFILDTGANGGPVMWQFRLVFALSSLAGVAAMILGFRTLGIEEKVEHGLGFGARLAKFREGIREVLSDKRIVTASSMEGVQNMTMGALEAFLPVYAVKVAGLSEFQAGLLWGAQIVVTMFSKPLMGRVSDSRGRRPLIVAGLALCAFSFAAVPFMGGFWTLLAASLVFGLGEALVTSSSAAMVADLCRERHFGSAMGAFGTIFDVGHASGPILAGLLVGWMGYRVSFPLMAAVLFAAIPLFLKYVPQEDCHAPLDRHAGC; from the coding sequence ATGGACCCCTTCAAGAACCTCTGCACCGTGGGCTTTCTGGCCCGTTTCTCCTACGCCCTGGCCAGGAACCCTGTACTGCCCCTGTTCGCATTATTCCTGGGGGCAGGCCCTGAAGCCATCGGGCTGGCCGTGGGTATCTCCACTGTGACGGGTATTTTCTTCAAGCTTCCGGCGGGCGCATTATCCGACGTTGTCGGAAGAAGACGCACCATGCTGGCCGGGCTCGTCGTTTTCGGCGTGATGCCCTTCGCGTATCTCTTCATCGAATCCTATTCCGCGCTGGTGATCGTTCGCTTCCTGCATGGTCTGGCAACGGCGATCTATGGCCCCGTGGCCATGGCGGTGGTCGCGGACGTGGCCGGGGCGCGCAAGGGCGAGTTGCTTTCCTGGTTCTCATCCGTGGGCATCATCGGGACACTCCTCGGTGCTCCCATCGGCGGGTTCATCCTGGATACCGGAGCCAATGGCGGTCCGGTCATGTGGCAGTTCCGGCTGGTGTTTGCCCTCAGCTCGCTTGCTGGCGTGGCGGCCATGATCCTCGGCTTCAGGACGCTTGGGATCGAAGAAAAGGTCGAGCACGGCCTGGGTTTCGGGGCGCGCCTGGCCAAATTCCGGGAAGGCATCCGGGAAGTGCTTTCGGACAAACGCATCGTCACTGCCTCCTCCATGGAAGGCGTGCAGAACATGACCATGGGCGCCCTGGAGGCCTTCCTGCCGGTCTATGCTGTGAAGGTGGCTGGTCTGAGCGAATTCCAGGCGGGCCTGTTATGGGGCGCGCAGATCGTGGTGACCATGTTCTCCAAACCGCTGATGGGCCGCGTCTCGGACTCCCGTGGACGCAGGCCGCTCATCGTGGCGGGCCTTGCGCTGTGCGCGTTCTCGTTCGCGGCGGTGCCCTTCATGGGCGGCTTCTGGACGCTGCTTGCGGCGAGTCTGGTTTTCGGCCTTGGCGAGGCTCTGGTGACATCCTCCTCGGCTGCCATGGTGGCGGACCTGTGCCGCGAACGCCACTTCGGCTCGGCCATGGGAGCGTTCGGCACCATTTTCGACGTGGGCCACGCCTCCGGCCCCATTCTGGCTGGACTTCTGGTTGGCTGGATGGGATACCGCGTAAGCTTCCCCCTCATGGCCGCGGTGCTGTTCGCGGCGATCCCTCTCTTCTTGAAATATGTCCCACAGGAGGACTGTCATGCACCCCTTGATCGACACGCCGGATGTTGA
- a CDS encoding HDIG domain-containing protein, with protein MHPLIDTPDVELLRAQGMSEEDIEHSVAVAELALDIAGRVDVPLDMALVSRGALFHDLGKVKTHAMEHGRIGAEMGAKLGLPPEVCAVMEKHIRGGLTGAEAREFGLPEKDYTLHKLEERVIIYADRLVDIITEGKVPLRDPRDAEERFEEILKAYPKYGKNEITMARYFGYHREIQGLMARA; from the coding sequence ATGCACCCCTTGATCGACACGCCGGATGTTGAATTGCTTCGCGCGCAGGGGATGTCCGAAGAGGACATCGAGCACAGCGTTGCCGTGGCCGAGCTGGCCCTGGACATCGCCGGACGCGTGGATGTGCCGCTGGACATGGCGTTGGTGTCGCGGGGAGCACTCTTCCACGACTTGGGCAAGGTGAAGACCCATGCCATGGAGCATGGGCGTATCGGCGCAGAGATGGGCGCAAAGCTCGGGCTCCCTCCGGAAGTGTGCGCCGTCATGGAGAAGCACATCCGGGGAGGGCTGACCGGGGCGGAAGCGCGCGAATTCGGCCTGCCCGAAAAGGACTACACACTCCACAAACTGGAGGAACGCGTCATCATCTACGCGGACAGGCTGGTGGACATCATAACCGAGGGCAAGGTGCCCCTCAGGGACCCGCGCGACGCCGAGGAGCGCTTCGAGGAAATCCTCAAGGCCTACCCAAAGTACGGCAAGAACGAGATCACCATGGCCCGATACTTTGGCTATCACCGTGAAATTCAGGGGCTTATGGCCAGGGCGTGA
- a CDS encoding MFS transporter has product MSTCVSPFRFLCAVGFLAILSTTMAKNPALPLFAASLGAGPDAVGLVSALSPLAGVLVSIPGGFCSDAFGRRRLLLVSSIIFATAPFAYLFVTSVWGLALARFYHGLATGVFMPVAQAAVADAFDTSKGEKLGGFSSATMAGRFIAPAIGGAALWLGFEFVYLLCGLAGAGVMFLAWRMPRFEESSAPACRPPVGESLRELFTSRGILAGCLLEAGILFAYGSFEAFLPIASMELGHPAWLTGILFSAQVLTVALTKPFFGRFSDRHGRLGQMVWGAALTAAACGAIAFATGFPSLVGCSVLLGLALSVTTSASSAFVADMARKENRGAAMGMLGSVMDVGHSAGPLAAGAVAALFGSSGAFLCGALVLSAATAAAWRIAPAQPYGGGT; this is encoded by the coding sequence GTGAGCACTTGCGTCTCCCCGTTCAGGTTCCTGTGCGCGGTGGGTTTCCTGGCCATCCTGTCCACGACAATGGCGAAGAACCCAGCGCTGCCCCTTTTCGCCGCCAGCCTCGGGGCAGGCCCCGACGCAGTGGGGCTCGTGTCCGCACTCTCACCCCTGGCAGGGGTGCTGGTGAGTATACCCGGCGGATTCTGCTCGGACGCGTTCGGCAGGCGCAGGCTGCTCTTGGTCTCTTCCATCATCTTCGCCACCGCGCCGTTCGCCTACCTGTTCGTCACAAGCGTGTGGGGTCTGGCCCTGGCGCGCTTCTACCACGGGCTGGCCACAGGGGTGTTCATGCCTGTGGCCCAGGCCGCCGTGGCCGACGCCTTCGACACTTCCAAAGGTGAGAAGCTCGGCGGCTTCTCCTCTGCCACCATGGCTGGCCGTTTCATCGCGCCGGCAATCGGTGGGGCGGCCCTCTGGCTTGGCTTCGAGTTCGTGTACTTACTGTGCGGCCTGGCCGGAGCAGGAGTCATGTTCCTGGCTTGGCGTATGCCCCGTTTCGAGGAAAGCTCGGCCCCTGCCTGCCGCCCGCCCGTGGGCGAGAGCTTGCGGGAGCTTTTCACCAGCCGGGGAATCCTGGCCGGGTGCCTGCTGGAGGCGGGCATCCTGTTCGCCTACGGCAGCTTTGAGGCCTTCCTGCCCATCGCTTCCATGGAACTCGGACACCCGGCCTGGCTCACGGGAATCCTCTTCTCGGCCCAGGTGCTCACTGTGGCCCTGACCAAGCCGTTCTTCGGCCGCTTCTCCGACCGCCACGGAAGGCTCGGGCAGATGGTGTGGGGGGCCGCCCTGACCGCCGCAGCCTGCGGGGCCATCGCCTTCGCCACCGGTTTTCCCTCCCTCGTTGGCTGTTCCGTGCTGCTGGGGCTGGCCCTGTCCGTGACGACTTCGGCCTCGTCGGCTTTCGTGGCGGACATGGCGCGCAAGGAAAACCGGGGCGCAGCCATGGGAATGCTAGGGTCCGTGATGGATGTGGGACATTCTGCAGGGCCTCTGGCCGCCGGGGCGGTAGCGGCCCTGTTCGGAAGCTCCGGGGCCTTCCTCTGCGGAGCATTGGTTCTGAGCGCGGCCACAGCCGCAGCATGGCGTATCGCGCCAGCACAACCGTATGGAGGTGGCACATGA